In one window of Cellulophaga sp. HaHa_2_95 DNA:
- a CDS encoding bifunctional UDP-sugar hydrolase/5'-nucleotidase, with translation MDRRKFITNTTATSAFIGLGGLTLNSCSLDTKKKITILHTNDVHSHIDSFPSTHSEFPGLGGLAKRATLVNNIRRENPNTLLFDAGDIFQGTPYFNFYGGELEFKLMSMLKYDAATIGNHDFDNGIDGLFAQLPHAKFKLLSANYDFTNTTMQGFTKPYDIYTVDGIKIGVYGLGIELDGLVTKRLFKETTYLNPYEIASDTERILKEEEACDIIICLSHLGYQYDTDKPDDLKLAAKTKYTNLIIGGHTHTFLDKPTVVKNSMQDDILVNQVGCFGINLGRIDFYLDSHKNMAADGISITV, from the coding sequence ATGGATAGAAGAAAATTTATTACCAATACTACAGCAACATCTGCATTTATAGGACTGGGTGGTTTGACACTAAATTCTTGTAGTCTAGATACAAAAAAGAAGATCACCATTTTACATACTAATGATGTGCATAGCCATATTGATAGCTTTCCAAGTACACATTCTGAATTCCCTGGTCTTGGTGGCTTAGCTAAACGTGCAACCCTAGTAAATAACATCCGAAGAGAAAACCCTAATACCTTGCTTTTTGATGCAGGAGATATTTTTCAAGGAACCCCTTATTTTAATTTTTATGGTGGCGAATTAGAGTTTAAACTAATGAGCATGCTTAAGTATGATGCTGCTACAATAGGAAATCACGATTTTGATAATGGTATAGACGGCCTTTTTGCACAATTACCACACGCTAAATTTAAATTGCTTAGTGCTAATTATGATTTCACCAATACCACCATGCAAGGGTTTACCAAACCTTACGACATCTATACTGTAGACGGTATCAAAATTGGCGTTTACGGTTTAGGTATAGAGTTAGACGGACTAGTTACCAAAAGACTTTTTAAGGAAACCACGTACTTAAACCCCTATGAGATTGCTTCAGACACGGAAAGAATCCTTAAAGAAGAAGAGGCTTGTGATATTATCATATGTTTGTCTCACTTAGGATACCAATATGATACAGATAAACCAGACGATCTTAAGTTAGCTGCAAAAACAAAATACACCAATCTTATTATTGGTGGCCACACCCATACCTTTCTAGACAAACCAACTGTTGTAAAAAATAGTATGCAGGACGATATCTTAGTGAATCAAGTAGGATGTTTTGGTATCAATTTAGGTAGAATTGATTTCTACTTAGATAGCCATAAAAACATGGCTGCAGACGGCATCAGTATCACGGTTTAA
- a CDS encoding 5'-nucleotidase C-terminal domain-containing protein, giving the protein MLTEISGKQIAVSDTLIPTDSIEAFVAPYRNRINEILDSTIAYAPKDITKNDGILNTTAGNLMADAVLELAGPIFKSRTGSSLNFVLLNHGGIRSIISAGNVSARTAYEIMPFENTIVVVGLKGDAILEMVDYLIKAKRPHPLAGIQIILNKDDTINTIKIQGENFDKNKTYYVGTSNYLVNGGDRMDFFKNKLTFTETDYLIRNIMIDYFTKKDTIAPITDDRFIKLDY; this is encoded by the coding sequence ATGCTTACCGAAATCTCAGGAAAACAAATTGCTGTCTCAGACACTCTTATCCCAACAGATAGTATTGAAGCATTTGTAGCTCCATACAGAAATAGAATTAATGAAATTTTAGATAGTACCATAGCCTATGCTCCAAAAGACATCACAAAAAATGATGGCATTTTAAACACCACGGCGGGGAACTTAATGGCCGATGCTGTTTTAGAATTAGCAGGACCAATTTTCAAATCTAGAACAGGCAGCTCTTTAAATTTTGTTTTATTAAATCATGGAGGAATTAGAAGTATTATTTCGGCTGGAAATGTTTCTGCAAGAACAGCTTATGAAATTATGCCTTTTGAAAATACCATTGTAGTTGTAGGTTTAAAAGGAGATGCTATTCTAGAAATGGTAGACTACCTTATAAAAGCAAAGCGACCACATCCACTAGCCGGAATTCAAATTATCCTAAACAAAGATGACACTATAAATACCATTAAGATTCAAGGAGAAAATTTTGATAAAAATAAAACCTATTATGTAGGGACCTCTAACTATTTAGTAAATGGAGGTGACCGTATGGATTTCTTTAAAAATAAATTAACCTTTACAGAGACTGACTATCTCATTCGAAATATCATGATTGATTATTTTACAAAAAAAGATACCATTGCTCCAATAACTGATGATCGATTTATAAAACTAGACTACTAA
- the dapA gene encoding 4-hydroxy-tetrahydrodipicolinate synthase: protein MKNLFGTGVALITPFNEDFSIDVAGLQRVVEYSIAGGIDYLVVLGTTAETATLSAQEKQLVIQTVVTTNAGRLPLVLGVGGNNTFAVVEELKVIDLSDFEAILSVSPYYNKPTQEGIYQHFKAISIASPKPIIVYNVPGRTGSNMTAATTLRLAHDFENIVAIKEACGDMVQINEIIKGKPEDFLVISGDDSTALATVLAGGAGVISVIGQGLPNEFSKMIKLGLEGKVGDAYELHHQMELGMTLIFEEGNPAGIKSIFETLHICKASVRLPLIEASNDLKQKISNFLSTVAKVSV from the coding sequence ATGAAGAATTTGTTTGGCACAGGAGTCGCATTGATAACTCCCTTTAATGAAGATTTTTCTATCGATGTAGCAGGTTTACAGCGGGTAGTAGAATATAGCATTGCGGGTGGCATTGATTATTTAGTAGTTTTAGGAACAACTGCAGAAACCGCTACGCTGAGTGCACAAGAAAAACAGCTGGTAATACAAACTGTGGTAACGACTAATGCTGGGAGACTACCATTAGTTTTAGGAGTAGGTGGGAATAATACATTTGCGGTAGTTGAAGAACTCAAAGTAATAGATTTATCTGATTTTGAGGCTATACTATCTGTTTCTCCATATTATAATAAACCAACGCAGGAAGGTATTTATCAGCATTTTAAGGCTATTTCTATAGCTTCTCCTAAGCCTATAATTGTCTATAACGTTCCTGGTAGAACGGGAAGTAATATGACGGCTGCAACAACATTGCGACTAGCACACGATTTTGAAAATATTGTTGCGATAAAAGAAGCTTGCGGTGACATGGTTCAAATCAATGAAATTATCAAAGGCAAGCCGGAAGATTTTTTGGTAATTTCTGGAGATGATAGTACCGCTCTGGCTACCGTATTAGCGGGTGGGGCAGGAGTAATATCAGTGATTGGCCAAGGACTACCAAATGAATTTTCTAAAATGATAAAATTAGGTTTAGAAGGTAAAGTTGGTGATGCCTATGAATTACATCACCAAATGGAGTTGGGCATGACTTTGATTTTCGAAGAAGGGAACCCTGCCGGAATTAAATCTATTTTTGAAACCTTACACATTTGCAAAGCATCTGTTCGTTTGCCATTGATAGAAGCGAGCAATGATTTAAAACAAAAAATATCAAATTTCTTAAGTACGGTGGCGAAGGTATCTGTCTAA
- a CDS encoding outer membrane protein assembly factor BamD — MFRKMRPFLSLLVLTLVLSSCSEYQKVLKNDDVKAKYDMAEKFYEAKDFKRANRLLEQITPKYIGKPQGERVMFFLADSYYQIKDYNTAGYQFERFLKSYPKSDKAQESGFLVAKSYYMLSPDYSLDQTDTDKALQKLQTFINTFPESEFMPEANQMAKDLTEKKELKAIEIGKQFTKLGQYYTLDYSISAAAAMDNFILDFPGSIYKEDALFYKMKALTNLALNSTEQKKKQRLQDAKASYSTLKKNFPQTQYEKDAGNLMEKIEKELENYSK; from the coding sequence ATGTTTAGAAAAATGCGACCTTTTTTAAGTCTCTTAGTTTTAACGCTTGTCTTAAGTTCTTGTAGTGAGTACCAAAAAGTGCTTAAGAATGATGACGTTAAAGCAAAGTATGATATGGCTGAGAAGTTTTATGAAGCCAAAGATTTTAAGCGTGCTAACAGGTTGTTAGAACAAATTACGCCTAAATATATTGGGAAGCCTCAAGGGGAGCGCGTTATGTTTTTCTTAGCAGATTCTTACTATCAAATTAAAGATTACAATACAGCAGGATATCAGTTTGAACGTTTCTTAAAATCGTACCCTAAAAGTGATAAAGCACAAGAGTCTGGTTTTCTAGTAGCAAAGAGCTATTATATGTTGTCTCCTGACTATTCTTTAGATCAAACAGATACAGATAAAGCATTACAGAAGTTGCAAACCTTTATTAATACGTTCCCAGAGTCAGAATTTATGCCAGAGGCCAATCAAATGGCTAAAGACCTTACGGAGAAAAAAGAGCTTAAAGCTATTGAGATTGGTAAGCAGTTTACGAAATTAGGCCAATATTACACATTGGACTATTCTATCTCTGCTGCAGCAGCAATGGATAACTTTATTTTGGATTTTCCAGGATCTATTTACAAAGAAGATGCACTATTTTATAAGATGAAAGCGTTAACTAATTTAGCGTTGAATAGTACTGAGCAAAAAAAGAAACAACGTTTGCAAGATGCAAAGGCATCATATAGTACCTTAAAAAAGAATTTTCCACAGACGCAATATGAAAAAGATGCGGGTAATTTGATGGAGAAAATTGAAAAAGAATTAGAAAATTATTCCAAATAA
- a CDS encoding DNA-directed RNA polymerase subunit omega: MNMNDLKNSKAPVSTVTINKNEFDAPTGNIYEAISIASKRAVQINSEIKKELLEKLEEFATYSDSLEEVFENKEQIEVSKFYEKLPKPHALAVTEWLDDKIYYRNTAKDLK, translated from the coding sequence ATGAACATGAACGATTTAAAAAATTCAAAAGCTCCTGTTTCTACAGTGACTATCAATAAGAATGAATTTGATGCTCCTACTGGAAACATTTATGAAGCAATCTCTATAGCTTCTAAAAGAGCTGTTCAGATTAACTCAGAGATTAAAAAAGAGTTATTAGAAAAGTTAGAAGAGTTTGCAACTTATAGTGATAGTTTAGAAGAGGTTTTTGAAAATAAGGAGCAAATTGAAGTGTCTAAGTTTTATGAAAAATTACCTAAGCCACATGCGTTAGCAGTAACAGAATGGCTAGATGATAAAATCTATTATAGAAATACAGCGAAAGACTTAAAGTAA
- the coaBC gene encoding bifunctional phosphopantothenoylcysteine decarboxylase/phosphopantothenate--cysteine ligase CoaBC, protein MLSGKNILLGITGGIAAYKTTFLVRLLIKAGANVKVILTDSASSFVSPLTLTTLSKNPVLSSFVHKEDDTVSWNNHVELGLWADYMIVAPATANTLSKMANGTCDNLLLATYLSAKCPVFFAPAMDLDMYVHPSSKASFEKLQHYGNIMIPATSGELASGLHGEGRMAEPEAIVSFLKDYMVKGLPLRGKKVLVTAGPTYEAIDPVRFIGNHSSGLMGFEIAKAAADLGAEVILVSGPSHLKVSHDLIELIRVVSAEEMYLEVHKHFDKVAIAIAAAAVADYKPKTVATQKIKKKAEDISIELVKNKDILFSMGQKKSHQFLVGFALETENEIENAKGKLIRKNLDAIVLNSLNDSGAGFGKKTNKISFIDKNSTIKAFELKTKADVAKDIMNEIMNRLHA, encoded by the coding sequence ATGTTGAGCGGAAAAAACATCCTTTTAGGAATTACAGGAGGTATTGCCGCTTACAAAACAACTTTTTTAGTCCGCTTACTTATTAAAGCTGGCGCTAATGTCAAAGTGATTTTGACAGATAGCGCCAGCTCTTTTGTTTCTCCACTTACGCTTACTACCTTATCTAAAAATCCCGTACTGTCTTCTTTTGTACATAAAGAAGATGATACTGTTTCATGGAATAATCATGTAGAACTGGGGCTGTGGGCAGATTATATGATTGTAGCTCCTGCTACAGCCAATACGCTATCTAAGATGGCTAATGGTACCTGTGATAATTTGCTTTTAGCTACCTATTTATCTGCAAAATGTCCTGTTTTTTTTGCTCCAGCAATGGACTTAGATATGTATGTACATCCGTCTTCTAAAGCTTCTTTTGAAAAATTGCAGCATTACGGTAATATTATGATTCCTGCTACTTCTGGTGAACTAGCAAGCGGTTTACATGGAGAAGGAAGGATGGCAGAACCAGAAGCGATTGTGTCTTTCTTGAAAGACTATATGGTAAAAGGATTGCCTTTGCGTGGGAAGAAAGTCTTAGTAACAGCAGGTCCTACCTACGAGGCTATAGATCCGGTACGTTTTATTGGAAATCACTCTTCAGGATTAATGGGTTTTGAAATAGCAAAAGCTGCTGCAGATTTAGGGGCAGAAGTTATTTTAGTATCTGGTCCTTCTCATTTGAAGGTCTCTCATGATTTAATTGAGTTAATTCGCGTAGTTTCTGCAGAAGAGATGTATCTAGAGGTACATAAACATTTTGATAAAGTGGCTATTGCGATAGCCGCTGCTGCAGTAGCAGATTACAAGCCGAAAACTGTAGCAACACAAAAAATTAAAAAGAAAGCAGAAGATATAAGCATTGAATTAGTTAAAAATAAAGATATTTTGTTTTCAATGGGGCAAAAAAAATCACATCAGTTTTTAGTGGGGTTTGCTTTAGAAACAGAAAATGAGATAGAAAATGCAAAAGGAAAGCTGATCCGTAAGAATCTGGATGCTATTGTTCTTAATTCTTTAAACGATTCTGGTGCTGGTTTTGGAAAGAAAACAAATAAAATATCATTCATAGATAAGAATTCTACGATTAAAGCGTTTGAACTAAAAACCAAGGCAGACGTTGCTAAGGATATCATGAATGAAATAATGAACAGGTTACATGCGTAA
- a CDS encoding DUF4835 family protein — translation MRNFIFLLIVLLVPFFGGAQELNAVVTINSDQVGQTNQQIFKTLERSLNDFVNKTKWTNRTYKEVEKLNARMFITVSEYQSNKFKASIQLQSSRPIFNTSYDSPIFNYKDNELNFEYTEFQPLVYNENVYDSNLVSVVAYYVYIMLGIDADTFELEGGTDFYRKAQNIVTQAQGSSAAGWSQDASERTRFELVDNLLSNTFKEYRVAMYNYHRKGMDILADNNSTGKQVISGTMRLLETLVKRRPNAFLIQTFFDAKSEEIKNVFSDGPKVDIVQLKETLARIAPLYSSTWNSITY, via the coding sequence ATGCGTAATTTTATTTTTCTATTGATCGTTTTACTTGTTCCATTCTTTGGTGGAGCTCAGGAGTTAAATGCTGTAGTTACTATAAACTCAGACCAAGTAGGGCAAACAAATCAACAAATTTTTAAAACCCTAGAGCGTTCGTTAAATGATTTTGTTAACAAGACAAAATGGACGAATAGAACGTATAAAGAAGTAGAGAAATTAAATGCACGTATGTTTATTACGGTTTCTGAATATCAGAGTAATAAATTTAAAGCAAGTATTCAATTGCAATCTTCGCGTCCTATTTTTAATACGTCTTATGACAGTCCTATTTTCAATTACAAAGACAACGAATTAAACTTTGAATATACTGAGTTTCAACCATTGGTCTATAATGAAAATGTATACGACTCTAACTTAGTTAGTGTGGTAGCTTACTACGTATATATCATGTTGGGTATAGATGCGGATACATTTGAATTGGAAGGTGGAACAGATTTTTACAGAAAAGCTCAAAACATTGTAACCCAAGCACAGGGAAGTAGTGCGGCTGGATGGAGTCAAGATGCTAGTGAACGTACGCGGTTTGAATTGGTAGATAATTTATTGTCTAACACTTTTAAAGAGTACAGAGTAGCTATGTATAATTACCATAGAAAAGGAATGGATATCTTAGCAGATAATAATAGTACCGGCAAGCAAGTTATTTCTGGAACTATGAGGTTGTTAGAGACTTTAGTAAAGCGTAGACCTAATGCTTTTCTTATTCAGACCTTTTTTGATGCTAAATCCGAAGAAATTAAAAATGTTTTTTCAGACGGACCGAAAGTAGATATTGTACAACTCAAAGAGACACTTGCTCGTATAGCCCCATTGTATTCAAGTACTTGGAATTCAATTACCTATTAA
- the recN gene encoding DNA repair protein RecN: MLNSLSIRNYALIDALNVTFNDGFTIITGETGAGKSILLGGLGLVLGKRADLSALRDETQKCIIEATFDIKKYHLKDFFISEDLDFEEKTIIRREILPSGKSRAFVNDSPVTLGVLSSLGDRLIDIHSQHQTLQLADNDFQLKVIDALAGNAELLVEFGAGLSAYQKTQRELKKLIAFQENATKEYDYNSHLLKELETAPLKPGTLEELEEQYEQLNNVEVIEEHLSKGNALLNDEQIGIVTLLTELKLASNKLVAFGQQFVGLNERINSVFIEVDDISSELQLLQENSEANPELLEQVNTKLQLLYNLFKKHSVASIEELGVIKDKLSESVSAADSVESDIKAIEKELKAKEESLDKLALTIRNKRIKVIPVLQKQLLESLGQLGMPSATFKIEVNAAAAFNASGKDELVFLFAANKGSNYGDLKKVASGGELSRIMLTIKSILAKYEQLPTMMFDEIDTGVSGEISGKMGDIMKAMSGTMQVFSITHLPQVASKGEHHFKVYKEEQGMVTHTRMKKLAREERVRELAEMLGGKDISESALAHAKQLLG, translated from the coding sequence TTGCTGAACTCACTATCAATACGGAATTACGCCTTAATAGATGCTTTAAATGTTACTTTCAATGATGGTTTTACCATCATCACAGGAGAAACAGGAGCAGGGAAGTCTATTTTATTAGGAGGATTAGGGCTTGTTTTAGGAAAAAGAGCAGATTTAAGTGCTCTTCGTGATGAAACCCAAAAATGCATTATAGAAGCTACTTTCGATATTAAAAAATATCATTTAAAAGATTTCTTTATTTCGGAAGATCTTGACTTTGAAGAGAAAACAATCATTCGAAGAGAAATTTTACCTAGCGGGAAATCTAGAGCATTTGTAAATGATTCTCCAGTGACCTTAGGTGTCTTATCAAGTCTGGGAGATAGGTTGATAGATATACATTCTCAACATCAAACTTTGCAATTAGCAGATAATGATTTTCAATTAAAAGTAATTGATGCCCTTGCGGGTAATGCAGAACTATTGGTAGAATTTGGAGCAGGATTATCTGCTTATCAAAAAACACAAAGGGAATTAAAAAAATTAATCGCATTTCAAGAAAATGCGACGAAAGAATACGATTACAATAGTCACTTACTAAAGGAGCTAGAAACGGCGCCTTTAAAGCCTGGGACATTAGAGGAGCTAGAAGAGCAGTATGAGCAATTGAATAACGTAGAAGTTATTGAAGAGCATCTTTCTAAAGGAAACGCTTTGCTTAATGACGAGCAAATAGGAATTGTGACCTTACTGACAGAACTTAAATTAGCCTCTAATAAATTAGTAGCATTCGGGCAACAGTTTGTTGGCTTAAATGAGCGTATTAATTCTGTTTTTATAGAGGTTGATGATATCTCATCGGAATTGCAGTTACTTCAAGAAAATTCTGAAGCAAATCCAGAGCTTTTAGAACAAGTAAATACAAAACTTCAATTACTATACAATCTGTTTAAGAAACATAGTGTAGCTTCCATAGAAGAATTGGGTGTAATTAAAGATAAATTATCTGAAAGTGTTAGTGCAGCAGATAGTGTAGAATCTGACATAAAGGCAATAGAAAAAGAGCTTAAAGCAAAGGAAGAGTCTTTAGATAAACTTGCTTTAACAATTAGAAATAAAAGAATTAAAGTAATTCCTGTTTTACAAAAGCAACTGCTAGAAAGTCTTGGGCAGTTAGGTATGCCAAGCGCTACTTTTAAAATTGAAGTGAACGCCGCTGCTGCTTTTAATGCATCAGGAAAAGATGAGTTAGTGTTCTTGTTTGCTGCCAATAAAGGATCAAATTATGGTGACCTTAAGAAAGTTGCCTCTGGCGGTGAATTGTCTCGAATAATGCTGACAATCAAATCTATTTTAGCAAAGTATGAGCAATTGCCAACCATGATGTTTGATGAAATAGATACGGGTGTTTCTGGTGAAATTTCGGGTAAAATGGGAGATATAATGAAAGCAATGAGTGGTACGATGCAAGTGTTTTCTATTACCCACTTACCGCAAGTGGCCTCTAAAGGAGAGCATCACTTTAAAGTATACAAAGAAGAGCAAGGTATGGTTACACATACGCGAATGAAAAAACTAGCGAGAGAAGAACGTGTGAGAGAGCTCGCAGAAATGTTAGGAGGTAAAGATATTTCAGAATCTGCACTAGCACATGCAAAACAATTATTAGGATAA
- a CDS encoding enoyl-ACP reductase translates to MSYNLLKGKRGIIFGALDENSIAWKTAERVHAEGGTFVLTNAPIAMRMGQIDALAKKTGSEIIPADATSEEDLANLVEKATEILGGKLDFVLHSIGMSVNVRKGRKYTDEKYDFTAKGWDVSALSFHKVMQTLYKADAMNEWGSIVALTYMAAQRTFPDYNDMADNKAYLESVARSFGYFYGKEKKVRVNTISQSPTPTTAGQGVKGFDGFISYAEKMSPLGNATAQDCADYTVTLFSDLTKKVTMQNLFHDGGFSNTGVSQEVIEYFSK, encoded by the coding sequence ATGTCATACAACCTATTAAAAGGAAAAAGAGGGATAATCTTCGGAGCTCTTGATGAAAATTCAATTGCATGGAAGACTGCAGAACGCGTTCATGCAGAAGGAGGAACTTTTGTATTAACTAATGCGCCTATTGCCATGAGAATGGGACAAATAGATGCGCTTGCAAAAAAAACAGGTTCAGAAATTATTCCTGCAGATGCTACTAGTGAAGAAGATTTAGCTAATCTAGTAGAAAAGGCTACCGAAATTTTAGGAGGTAAATTAGATTTTGTTTTACACTCTATAGGAATGTCTGTGAATGTTCGTAAGGGGAGAAAGTATACAGATGAGAAATATGATTTCACCGCTAAAGGTTGGGATGTTTCTGCGCTATCTTTTCATAAAGTAATGCAAACGCTTTATAAAGCAGATGCTATGAATGAATGGGGAAGTATTGTAGCTTTAACGTATATGGCGGCACAACGTACATTCCCTGATTATAATGATATGGCAGATAATAAGGCATATTTAGAGTCTGTAGCGCGTAGCTTTGGGTATTTTTATGGAAAAGAAAAGAAAGTTCGTGTTAATACTATTTCTCAATCTCCAACACCAACTACAGCGGGTCAAGGGGTAAAAGGTTTTGATGGTTTCATCAGCTATGCAGAAAAAATGTCTCCTTTAGGGAATGCAACTGCTCAAGATTGTGCAGATTATACAGTTACCTTGTTTTCAGATTTAACCAAGAAAGTAACTATGCAGAATTTATTTCATGATGGTGGCTTTTCTAATACAGGAGTTAGTCAAGAAGTTATAGAGTATTTTAGCAAATAA
- a CDS encoding glycosyltransferase family 2 protein, with protein sequence MKLDFSFIVPVYNRPNEIKELLESLVLQTYKTPYEIVIVEDGSTLSSETVIATFEDKLAITYLKKANSGPGDSRNYGMRKARGNYFIVLDSDCILPPQYLMEAEKSLQNEYVDCYGGPDAAHESFSLVQKAINYAMTSFLTTGGIRGGKKAVGKFQPRSFNMGISKKAFKATGGYGNIHPGEDPDLTIRIWNNGFKTKLISEAYVFHKRRIDWNKFYIQVNKFGMVRPILNQWHPETKKITYWFPTVFCVGFLFSLLFALIGFNFPIYFYLFYFCLLFVDSLLKNKNVAIALLSLAAVSIQFVGYGYGFLKSTLLLNFSSKKAEELFPKLFFKN encoded by the coding sequence ATGAAATTAGATTTCTCCTTTATAGTTCCTGTATATAATAGGCCTAATGAGATTAAAGAGTTGTTAGAAAGTTTGGTCTTGCAAACGTATAAAACACCTTATGAAATTGTTATTGTAGAGGACGGCTCCACTCTTAGTTCAGAAACTGTAATTGCCACGTTTGAAGATAAATTAGCCATTACATACCTTAAAAAAGCGAATAGTGGTCCTGGAGATTCTAGGAACTACGGCATGCGTAAAGCCCGTGGCAATTATTTTATCGTGTTAGATTCTGATTGTATTTTGCCACCGCAATATTTAATGGAAGCAGAAAAATCACTTCAAAATGAGTATGTAGATTGTTATGGAGGTCCAGATGCAGCTCATGAAAGTTTTTCATTAGTGCAAAAGGCTATAAACTATGCTATGACTAGCTTTTTGACCACCGGTGGTATCCGTGGAGGAAAGAAAGCTGTAGGTAAGTTTCAGCCAAGAAGTTTCAATATGGGGATTTCTAAAAAGGCGTTCAAGGCTACAGGTGGTTATGGAAACATACATCCTGGAGAGGATCCAGATTTAACGATTAGGATTTGGAATAATGGCTTTAAGACCAAGCTAATTTCGGAAGCATATGTTTTTCATAAAAGACGAATAGATTGGAACAAATTTTACATACAGGTAAATAAATTTGGGATGGTAAGGCCTATTCTAAATCAGTGGCATCCTGAAACAAAAAAAATCACCTATTGGTTTCCTACCGTGTTCTGTGTGGGCTTTTTGTTCTCCTTGCTATTTGCTCTAATCGGGTTTAATTTTCCGATCTATTTTTACCTATTTTACTTTTGTTTGTTATTTGTAGATTCGCTTTTAAAAAATAAAAATGTAGCGATAGCTTTACTTTCGCTAGCAGCTGTTAGTATTCAATTTGTAGGGTATGGTTATGGTTTTTTAAAATCAACATTGTTGCTTAACTTTAGTTCAAAGAAAGCAGAAGAGTTGTTTCCTAAATTATTCTTCAAAAACTAA
- a CDS encoding CdaR family protein: MSWFINKLSEDYTGRAVFNVVYTNVPDSLLFVGASKDHIDVKLRASGFTFLGFGFKNKTVTIDVSKAQQEEGTYFVPRSGYQLQIEKQLPQSMEFMGVDEDDAIVLEIYMLETKKIPVIQRLQVDYSQNYMLEGEVVVQPDSILIQGPEALLDTIISIQTEEKSINNITEDFKEELQLQIPENNPNIKYAATSVFISGKAVRFSEKIIEVPISVTNMPEDFEIKLFPDTVKIVCRAKIDNLKNLEASNFRVIADCSAIQGDAQNAVLLQLVSTPETIKDVRLMSNEVRYILKRK, encoded by the coding sequence ATGTCTTGGTTTATAAACAAACTTTCTGAAGACTATACAGGTAGAGCAGTATTTAATGTGGTGTATACCAATGTGCCAGATAGTCTTTTGTTTGTAGGAGCTTCAAAAGATCATATAGATGTAAAGCTTAGGGCTAGTGGATTTACATTTTTAGGTTTTGGTTTTAAAAATAAAACAGTAACTATAGACGTTTCTAAGGCACAACAAGAAGAGGGGACTTATTTTGTGCCCAGAAGTGGGTACCAATTGCAAATAGAAAAGCAATTACCGCAATCTATGGAGTTTATGGGAGTAGATGAAGATGATGCTATTGTCTTAGAAATCTATATGCTTGAGACCAAGAAAATTCCTGTAATTCAAAGATTGCAGGTAGATTATTCTCAAAATTACATGCTAGAGGGAGAAGTTGTTGTACAGCCCGATAGTATTTTGATCCAAGGACCCGAAGCATTGTTAGATACCATAATAAGTATTCAAACAGAAGAAAAGTCTATTAATAATATTACGGAAGATTTTAAAGAGGAACTACAGCTGCAAATCCCTGAAAATAATCCAAATATTAAATATGCTGCAACAAGTGTTTTTATAAGTGGAAAAGCAGTGCGCTTTTCGGAAAAAATAATTGAAGTGCCTATTTCTGTAACTAATATGCCAGAAGATTTTGAAATTAAACTATTTCCTGATACAGTGAAGATTGTTTGCCGGGCAAAGATAGATAATCTTAAAAACCTCGAAGCGTCTAATTTTAGGGTCATTGCAGATTGTAGTGCTATTCAGGGTGACGCTCAAAATGCAGTTCTGTTACAGTTGGTGTCAACTCCAGAGACGATTAAGGATGTGCGCCTGATGTCTAATGAAGTGCGGTATATTTTAAAGCGGAAATGA